The following coding sequences lie in one Fibrobacter sp. UWB15 genomic window:
- a CDS encoding YifB family Mg chelatase-like AAA ATPase has translation MFRRIRSYCLFGIKAVPVSVEVDASQGLPGFTLVGLPDNAVRESRERVISAIRSVDKVVTGFRTTVNLSPADLRKEGSALDLPLAIGLLTATGEIDVPDLDNLVFVGELSLDGLLKPVRGVLSFAMSLSEKSKDILVIPKANEQEASLVEGVRYVCADTLKECVEILESGVARAVHVAKGFKDKNKNLYTPKDIPDFKYVVGMESVKRALEVAAAGAHNFLMVGSPGAGKTLCAKCLPGILPEMTELEILETSRIHSCARSAGEAEDFKPVMVRPFRTPHHSASMVSLVGGGTRLKPGEASLAHNGVLFLDELPEFNRSVLEALREPMEEGQISISRASGTITWPARFMMGAAMNPCPCGYAMDPKRACTCLPEARKRYQEKISGPLLDRIDIQVSVPPVEASQFAQKKLAESSAEIRKRVCAAREIQRLRFKDTPFKTNAEMSSDFAKSSCKLSAETEKFSINAADKMGLSARGYYRLLKVGRTIADLRNSDSVEIIDLSEALRYRAFRS, from the coding sequence ATGTTCCGTCGAATCCGTTCTTATTGTCTGTTTGGAATCAAGGCTGTTCCGGTAAGCGTCGAAGTAGACGCCTCCCAGGGACTGCCAGGATTCACTTTGGTTGGTTTGCCTGACAATGCAGTAAGAGAGTCTAGAGAACGTGTCATTTCGGCCATACGTTCGGTAGACAAAGTGGTGACGGGTTTCCGAACAACGGTAAACCTGTCACCAGCGGATTTGCGAAAAGAAGGGAGCGCCCTGGACTTGCCCCTTGCTATTGGGCTTTTGACAGCCACCGGAGAAATCGATGTCCCCGACTTAGACAATCTCGTTTTTGTCGGAGAACTTTCACTTGATGGTCTGCTAAAGCCTGTCCGGGGCGTTCTTTCCTTCGCCATGAGTTTGTCTGAAAAATCGAAAGACATTTTAGTCATTCCAAAAGCGAACGAACAAGAAGCATCCCTTGTTGAAGGCGTCCGCTATGTTTGCGCCGACACACTCAAGGAATGCGTTGAGATTTTGGAATCCGGCGTCGCCAGAGCCGTCCACGTTGCAAAGGGATTCAAGGACAAGAACAAGAACTTGTACACCCCTAAAGACATCCCCGATTTCAAGTACGTGGTCGGCATGGAAAGCGTCAAGCGTGCCCTCGAAGTCGCAGCCGCAGGCGCCCACAATTTCCTTATGGTTGGCTCGCCCGGAGCGGGCAAGACCTTGTGCGCAAAATGCCTGCCGGGCATTTTGCCCGAAATGACAGAGCTTGAAATCCTAGAGACATCCCGTATCCATTCGTGTGCACGCTCCGCGGGAGAAGCCGAAGATTTCAAGCCTGTCATGGTCCGCCCGTTCCGCACCCCCCACCACAGCGCCTCTATGGTGTCGCTAGTGGGGGGTGGCACCCGGCTAAAGCCGGGTGAGGCGAGCCTAGCCCACAATGGAGTTCTCTTTCTAGACGAACTGCCCGAATTTAATCGCAGCGTTCTGGAAGCTTTACGTGAACCTATGGAAGAAGGCCAAATTTCGATTAGCCGCGCAAGCGGGACCATCACTTGGCCCGCACGTTTTATGATGGGTGCAGCCATGAATCCTTGTCCCTGCGGCTACGCCATGGACCCGAAGCGAGCCTGCACGTGCCTGCCCGAGGCACGCAAGCGCTACCAAGAAAAAATCTCGGGCCCGCTTCTTGACCGCATCGACATCCAAGTGAGCGTCCCGCCCGTCGAAGCCTCGCAATTCGCCCAAAAAAAACTCGCCGAGTCTTCGGCGGAAATACGCAAGCGTGTTTGCGCCGCCCGCGAAATTCAACGTTTACGGTTCAAGGACACACCCTTCAAGACGAATGCGGAAATGTCTTCAGATTTTGCCAAAAGCAGCTGCAAACTTTCGGCCGAAACCGAAAAATTTTCAATCAATGCCGCCGACAAAATGGGCCTGAGCGCCCGCGGCTATTACCGACTATTAAAGGTCGGCAGAACAATTGCCGACCTTCGAAATTCAGATTCCGTTGAAATTATAGACCTGTCAGAAGCTTTGCGCTACCGCGCCTTCCGCAGCTAG
- a CDS encoding SpoVG family protein — protein MATKEKTHEKEKKEWNASGAFDCLAVTSVQVYPFREGPSMGHIKGLASIVLNDQFLIRGLRVMEGENGMFVGYPVDPFFKGEEYRSVCFPMARNLREHIENCVLEKYQASVV, from the coding sequence ATGGCTACAAAAGAAAAGACTCACGAAAAAGAAAAGAAAGAATGGAATGCATCCGGCGCATTCGACTGCCTCGCTGTTACCAGCGTCCAGGTTTATCCCTTTAGAGAAGGCCCTTCCATGGGACATATCAAGGGCTTGGCATCTATTGTTCTCAACGACCAGTTTCTGATCCGCGGTCTGCGCGTCATGGAAGGTGAAAACGGAATGTTTGTGGGTTACCCTGTAGACCCGTTCTTCAAGGGTGAAGAATACCGCAGCGTCTGTTTTCCCATGGCAAGGAATCTGCGCGAGCACATTGAAAATTGCGTCCTTGAAAAGTATCAGGCTTCCGTAGTATAG
- a CDS encoding carbohydrate-binding family 9-like protein, protein MLLKPNMNWVANQGKALPTVFAECEPSSDCFTVRFSVEEPSDCFRAEVMEDNGSSWEDSCVEIFLQNPANPAEYFNFETTSRGYLLAAHGPDRHSRTKLSQQEIDSVVRTKELASVAGNLVCWGVTVQIPATIFGLKSFDGVSLKGNLYKCADKSKTPHYLSAFPIETEKPDFHRPEFFQEF, encoded by the coding sequence ATGCTCTTGAAACCGAATATGAACTGGGTGGCAAACCAGGGAAAAGCTCTTCCGACGGTTTTTGCCGAATGTGAACCTTCTTCGGATTGTTTTACGGTCCGTTTTTCAGTGGAAGAACCTTCGGACTGTTTCCGCGCCGAAGTCATGGAAGACAACGGTTCCAGCTGGGAAGATTCCTGCGTCGAAATTTTCTTGCAGAACCCGGCGAATCCGGCCGAATACTTTAACTTCGAAACTACGAGCCGAGGCTACTTGCTTGCTGCCCATGGTCCCGATCGTCATTCCCGCACCAAACTTTCGCAGCAGGAAATCGATTCTGTTGTTCGTACTAAGGAACTTGCTAGCGTTGCCGGGAACCTGGTGTGCTGGGGCGTGACGGTTCAGATTCCGGCAACAATCTTTGGTCTAAAAAGTTTTGATGGCGTTTCCTTAAAAGGCAATCTTTATAAGTGTGCCGATAAATCAAAGACGCCCCATTATCTGAGTGCGTTCCCGATAGAAACAGAAAAGCCGGATTTTCACCGGCCTGAATTTTTCCAAGAATTTTAG
- a CDS encoding acyl-[acyl-carrier-protein] thioesterase has product MIDIYSLAKNPLVFQKQRTITSAYIDVSGKMGIAQTVLMVQDNFTENFGTLKMDNFCVNEKGGYWAITKAKFKFFQRPYWRDKVVTTSFPADSAPIRTYENTAVTTVEGEPIILAVQEACCLDLERHRPMKLEAVDFPAEGAPEHFMDNKFTKFPVEPDEYQEVYRQKVLPQHIDMSHHMNNIEYVKLALNVFSAADLELCIPAMLELHFLGETREGQEVKIFRADKMGATYMKIEDDTGRQVFEMKTKMK; this is encoded by the coding sequence ATGATTGACATTTATTCGCTTGCTAAGAATCCGCTCGTTTTCCAGAAACAGCGCACCATCACTTCGGCCTACATTGACGTTTCGGGCAAGATGGGCATTGCGCAGACCGTGCTTATGGTGCAGGACAACTTCACCGAGAATTTCGGCACACTCAAGATGGACAACTTCTGCGTCAACGAAAAAGGCGGCTATTGGGCCATCACCAAAGCGAAGTTTAAATTTTTCCAACGCCCCTATTGGCGCGACAAGGTGGTGACCACATCGTTCCCCGCCGACAGCGCTCCCATCCGCACTTACGAAAACACGGCCGTCACGACAGTCGAAGGGGAACCCATCATTCTCGCCGTGCAAGAAGCATGCTGCCTCGATCTGGAACGCCACCGCCCTATGAAACTGGAAGCCGTAGACTTTCCGGCAGAAGGCGCTCCGGAGCACTTTATGGACAACAAATTCACAAAGTTCCCTGTAGAACCCGATGAATACCAGGAAGTGTACCGCCAGAAGGTGTTGCCGCAACACATTGACATGTCACACCACATGAACAACATCGAATACGTGAAGCTTGCCCTGAACGTATTCAGCGCCGCCGACTTGGAACTTTGCATCCCCGCGATGCTCGAACTGCATTTTTTGGGAGAAACCCGCGAAGGCCAGGAAGTCAAGATTTTCCGCGCCGACAAGATGGGTGCAACCTACATGAAGATTGAAGACGACACCGGTCGCCAAGTCTTCGAAATGAAAACCAAGATGAAATAA
- a CDS encoding maltotransferase domain-containing protein, translating to MATIPTRKDNLVIENIRPQIEGGRFMLKREPGDTVTLTADIFRHSHEKYDAAIFYRHDSKKKWEKAPMHFVDNDQWEGSFTVNNIGYYEYKICAWTIEPKDEPTESPVMKLRVDPSYARIGTWYEMWPKSQGTDPKKSATWKDCENQLDYIAGLGFDTVYLVPIHPIGVTNRKGANNALHAKVDKKGKPLEPGCPYAVGNKNGGHYDVDPELGSMKDFEHFAKAARKKGLRLALDIALNCSPDHPYVKSHPEWFYHEPDGSIKFAENPPKKYEDIYPFDYYNKNYKALWKEIENIILFWADKGIEIFRIDNPHTKPFPFWEWLIADVKEKRPELVFLAEAFTRPKMMHRLAKSGFDMSYTYFAWRSAKWEFEQYLKELTQSDAKEYMRGIFFPTTPDIFPKYLAYKGPNAFKQRYFLAGTLSSLTGMYNGYELCENIPSPIKEELQDSEKYQYKVHNWTGPGIQDFVRRVNTARQEHIALQEYDNLDFHYCANDQLMVYSKKSGEDVILCVCNMDMDNAQEGMVELDMAKLGLNQDAFYFLKDLITDESFVWRGNKNFVRLDPNKAPGHLLVLKKI from the coding sequence ATGGCTACTATTCCTACCCGTAAAGACAATCTCGTCATCGAAAACATTCGCCCCCAGATCGAAGGCGGGCGTTTTATGCTCAAGCGTGAACCGGGCGACACCGTCACGCTCACCGCGGACATTTTCCGCCACAGCCACGAAAAGTATGACGCGGCGATTTTCTACCGCCACGATTCCAAGAAGAAATGGGAAAAGGCTCCCATGCACTTTGTCGATAACGACCAGTGGGAAGGCTCCTTCACGGTCAACAACATCGGCTACTACGAATACAAGATTTGCGCCTGGACGATCGAGCCCAAGGATGAACCGACTGAAAGCCCGGTGATGAAACTCCGCGTGGACCCGTCTTACGCACGCATCGGCACTTGGTACGAAATGTGGCCGAAGAGCCAGGGCACAGACCCGAAGAAGAGCGCTACCTGGAAGGATTGCGAAAACCAGCTGGACTACATCGCAGGCCTCGGTTTCGACACCGTTTACCTGGTGCCGATTCACCCGATCGGTGTCACGAACCGCAAGGGCGCCAACAACGCCTTGCACGCCAAGGTGGACAAGAAGGGGAAGCCCTTGGAACCGGGTTGCCCGTACGCCGTAGGTAACAAGAACGGCGGCCACTACGACGTGGACCCCGAACTTGGAAGCATGAAGGATTTCGAACACTTCGCCAAGGCCGCACGCAAGAAAGGCCTTCGCTTGGCACTCGATATCGCGCTCAACTGCAGCCCCGACCACCCGTACGTGAAGTCGCACCCGGAATGGTTCTACCACGAACCGGATGGCAGCATCAAGTTCGCCGAAAACCCGCCCAAGAAGTACGAAGACATCTACCCCTTCGACTACTATAACAAGAACTACAAAGCGCTGTGGAAAGAAATCGAGAACATCATCTTGTTCTGGGCAGACAAGGGCATCGAAATTTTCCGTATCGATAACCCGCACACAAAGCCCTTCCCGTTCTGGGAATGGCTGATTGCCGACGTCAAGGAAAAGCGTCCGGAACTCGTGTTCCTCGCCGAAGCGTTCACCCGCCCGAAGATGATGCATCGACTGGCAAAGTCCGGCTTCGATATGAGCTACACGTATTTCGCCTGGCGATCTGCCAAGTGGGAATTTGAACAGTACCTCAAGGAACTTACCCAGAGTGACGCGAAGGAATACATGCGCGGAATCTTTTTTCCGACGACTCCGGATATCTTCCCGAAGTACCTCGCCTACAAGGGCCCGAACGCCTTCAAGCAGCGCTACTTCTTAGCCGGTACGCTCAGCAGCCTTACGGGCATGTACAACGGCTACGAACTCTGCGAAAACATTCCGAGCCCCATCAAAGAAGAACTGCAGGACAGCGAAAAGTACCAGTACAAGGTTCACAACTGGACAGGCCCCGGCATTCAGGACTTCGTGCGCCGCGTGAACACCGCCCGTCAGGAACATATCGCTTTGCAGGAATACGACAACCTCGACTTCCACTATTGCGCCAACGACCAACTGATGGTGTATTCCAAGAAGTCCGGCGAAGACGTAATCCTCTGCGTGTGCAACATGGACATGGACAATGCCCAGGAAGGCATGGTGGAACTTGACATGGCAAAACTTGGACTGAATCAAGACGCCTTCTATTTTTTGAAAGACTTGATTACCGACGAAAGCTTTGTCTGGCGCGGCAACAAGAACTTTGTTCGTCTCGACCCCAATAAGGCTCCTGGCCACTTGCTGGTGCTGAAGAAGATCTAA
- a CDS encoding carbohydrate binding domain-containing protein produces MKFFLSIATIAVYTTAFLSLVACSNDKSMAGIEIGNPTLAEGDTTATDTTATDTSSTKDTTAKDTTVKDTSTKDTAVKKQPALPLVADFSIDYSEVNSKALAKEADKDEPILLDTFSLVLTQLRSFSSYYYTSLTVDPVAGLQLWPYEDSPDETLEISFTQGSSIEDPFKDIDLNEEGYLKEMGVGFSPNETMAIFGRILIDNKYVPFVYSLSNFQTLMLRYHYSQIDTAGGKANLSVVFRVKLFTDGIDFSSVEVGEDSVIHIDSKYNSALWNAMNNRFVTSFQPLRYDYTTVAGEAHSEYVFDIWKGIAAKKGQNTIINGNFASPFTTDWILMKQFGGRADTTVIIEKGSNERIMQVDVTTGGKHSYSVQLIQENVALIAGVQYQCVFTIWSDVEGQITARIGSYNTYETVGFQEHVDVHTTGQSVGITFTPEVNDPFARFELNLGGSERTFWIKEVKVLRIN; encoded by the coding sequence ATGAAATTCTTTTTGTCCATAGCCACGATTGCCGTATACACCACTGCGTTTTTGTCTTTGGTAGCTTGTTCTAACGACAAGTCTATGGCTGGTATTGAAATTGGAAACCCGACTCTTGCCGAAGGCGATACGACAGCGACAGATACGACCGCCACGGACACATCCTCGACTAAGGACACTACCGCCAAGGATACCACAGTCAAAGACACCTCGACTAAGGACACCGCCGTTAAAAAGCAGCCAGCTCTTCCGCTGGTCGCCGACTTCTCTATCGACTATTCCGAAGTGAATTCCAAGGCTCTCGCCAAGGAAGCGGACAAGGACGAACCGATTCTGCTGGATACCTTCTCGCTGGTACTCACCCAGCTGCGTTCTTTCTCTAGCTACTATTATACAAGCTTGACAGTAGACCCTGTTGCCGGATTGCAGCTGTGGCCTTACGAAGATTCTCCTGACGAAACCCTTGAAATTTCCTTTACTCAAGGATCCTCTATTGAAGATCCCTTCAAGGACATTGACCTGAATGAAGAAGGCTACCTAAAGGAAATGGGCGTTGGATTCAGCCCCAACGAAACCATGGCCATTTTTGGCCGCATCCTGATTGACAACAAGTACGTTCCCTTCGTTTACAGCCTTTCAAATTTCCAAACGCTGATGTTGCGTTACCATTACTCGCAGATTGACACTGCGGGCGGCAAGGCGAACTTGTCTGTAGTCTTCCGCGTCAAGCTGTTCACCGACGGAATCGATTTCAGTTCTGTCGAGGTTGGCGAAGATAGCGTCATCCACATCGACTCCAAGTACAATTCAGCCTTGTGGAACGCCATGAACAACCGATTCGTAACAAGTTTCCAGCCACTGCGTTACGACTACACCACCGTTGCAGGCGAAGCTCATTCCGAATATGTCTTTGACATTTGGAAGGGAATCGCCGCCAAGAAGGGCCAGAACACCATCATCAACGGCAACTTCGCATCGCCCTTTACCACCGACTGGATTTTGATGAAGCAGTTCGGCGGACGGGCTGACACGACGGTGATTATTGAAAAGGGCTCCAACGAACGCATTATGCAGGTAGACGTCACGACAGGCGGCAAGCATTCCTACAGCGTGCAGCTGATTCAAGAAAACGTGGCCCTGATTGCCGGAGTCCAGTACCAGTGCGTGTTTACCATCTGGTCCGATGTCGAAGGTCAAATCACCGCCCGAATTGGTTCGTACAACACCTACGAAACTGTCGGTTTCCAGGAACATGTCGATGTGCATACCACGGGTCAGTCTGTCGGAATTACCTTCACTCCGGAAGTCAACGACCCCTTCGCTAGATTCGAACTTAACCTTGGCGGTTCCGAACGGACCTTCTGGATTAAGGAAGTCAAGGTCTTAAGAATCAACTAA
- a CDS encoding TIGR02147 family protein, with amino-acid sequence MENGEKQKLVEPDILQYTNYRVFLRDYYEYKKKTSTAFSLRFFAEKAGLSSHAHLKLAIDGKRNITKNTVTKLIHGLGLENQRAAYFESLVFFNQAQNDTDKQIYYAQLIKASPRSKLHKMDKAQFRIFQEWHHSVILEMVGLKDFRPIPDQISKRLRGLITPAQVTESLQLLLELGLLVKTANGYRQRDPMITTDDEVQDMMVKMYHFQMLKLSATMLADLPGPERDVSALTFGIKRSDFPNLKKHLQLMRKELLDFSAKAGEAEDVVQVNIQLFPLTRGV; translated from the coding sequence ATGGAAAATGGAGAAAAGCAAAAACTCGTAGAACCGGATATCCTGCAGTACACGAATTACAGGGTATTCTTGCGTGATTATTACGAGTATAAAAAGAAAACCTCGACCGCGTTCAGCTTGCGGTTCTTTGCCGAGAAGGCAGGGCTTTCTAGCCATGCCCATCTAAAGCTCGCAATCGACGGCAAGCGCAACATTACCAAAAATACGGTCACCAAGCTTATTCACGGTCTGGGACTCGAAAACCAGCGCGCTGCTTACTTCGAAAGCCTCGTGTTCTTCAACCAGGCACAAAACGACACCGACAAGCAGATTTACTACGCCCAGCTCATCAAGGCAAGCCCCCGTTCCAAGCTGCACAAGATGGACAAGGCCCAGTTCCGTATTTTTCAGGAATGGCACCATTCCGTAATTCTTGAGATGGTAGGGCTCAAGGATTTCCGCCCCATTCCTGACCAAATATCCAAACGTCTTCGCGGGCTCATTACGCCCGCACAGGTCACCGAATCACTCCAGTTACTCTTGGAACTGGGACTTTTGGTCAAGACCGCCAACGGCTACCGCCAGCGTGACCCCATGATCACCACCGACGATGAAGTCCAGGACATGATGGTCAAAATGTACCATTTCCAGATGCTCAAGCTGTCGGCAACCATGCTTGCGGACCTTCCGGGTCCAGAAAGGGATGTTTCTGCGCTCACTTTTGGAATTAAGCGCTCAGATTTCCCTAATTTGAAAAAACATTTACAACTAATGCGAAAAGAACTACTAGATTTCTCTGCAAAAGCCGGAGAAGCAGAAGATGTTGTGCAAGTCAACATTCAGCTCTTCCCCTTGACCCGAGGAGTGTGA
- a CDS encoding GNAT family N-acetyltransferase → MDNFEDFFTATFETATLANSVVTLKGVRENSEGSTSAESIMLAIEKSRTHLTEYLPWIRDTDVFDIKKRIRSWVLNERFAQGGCWLIFKNSESEVSAGPASPMAGAIMMDVKLSNRSATLSYWLFKDYTGQGLMTESVKLLSAYAFATLKLNRLELLVSVHNDKSTAVAKRCGFKEEGICRDFELIDGKFVDHRRFSLLARDVY, encoded by the coding sequence ATGGATAACTTCGAAGACTTTTTCACGGCAACATTCGAAACGGCCACACTAGCCAATAGCGTAGTGACGCTCAAGGGCGTGCGTGAAAACTCCGAAGGTTCCACCTCGGCAGAATCGATCATGCTGGCAATCGAAAAGTCACGAACGCACCTGACCGAGTACCTCCCCTGGATTCGCGACACTGACGTTTTCGACATCAAAAAACGCATCCGTTCCTGGGTACTGAACGAAAGATTCGCCCAAGGCGGCTGCTGGCTGATCTTCAAGAACTCCGAAAGCGAAGTCTCGGCGGGTCCTGCGTCCCCCATGGCAGGTGCTATCATGATGGACGTAAAGCTTTCGAACCGTTCCGCCACCTTGAGTTACTGGCTTTTTAAGGATTATACAGGCCAAGGACTCATGACCGAATCTGTAAAATTGCTTTCGGCCTACGCATTTGCCACCCTCAAGCTGAACCGACTGGAACTTTTGGTATCTGTACACAACGACAAAAGTACCGCCGTAGCCAAGCGTTGCGGGTTCAAGGAAGAGGGCATTTGTCGCGATTTTGAGCTAATAGACGGGAAATTCGTGGATCACAGGCGATTCTCCCTCCTAGCTCGCGATGTTTACTAA
- a CDS encoding toxin-antitoxin system YwqK family antitoxin: protein MERAQEQVLAEHANGAKKTSIWVYPDGEILKRNEWYTDGIKELEIPYKDGVPHGDFKRWTGFGDVALLGHYKKGLKDGKWTSLFSDKKTEAYRYYENDHPVGDWEGWHYNRERAFEEHYSDEGLAVGVWKKWFDNGALEQEGNCHAKWDPKREIVSAETRGVTYLKRFSKDCHLLEEFTCRNGKLDGPFALYYESYGETVDSLNCGTGRVRVSGVLGKGAGKMDSALIGTVTYYRADGTPMKQEHWNAEGKRDSVWRWFNEQGNVVRECNLSESGVVYGTCEGDMSIFCAETSYVGGIDGVLDSSNLALSDGFEQSIGKFPATIRYIKPGRLLLYEEYWKNGQIAESRSFFPDSMGGRLASECFWKVDPKDGLSKRNGIMRNWYKSGVLRDSLTFVNGERVGEQFSYDSTGKLTIHKTEAGKNRPVIMHLLGE, encoded by the coding sequence GTGGAGCGAGCCCAAGAGCAGGTGCTTGCGGAACATGCGAATGGGGCCAAAAAGACCTCTATATGGGTGTACCCCGACGGTGAAATTCTCAAGAGAAACGAATGGTACACCGACGGCATCAAGGAACTGGAAATCCCGTACAAGGACGGCGTGCCACACGGGGACTTTAAGCGTTGGACGGGCTTTGGCGATGTGGCCTTGCTTGGCCATTACAAAAAAGGACTTAAAGATGGCAAGTGGACGTCGCTTTTTAGCGATAAAAAGACCGAGGCGTACCGTTACTACGAAAATGACCACCCCGTAGGTGACTGGGAAGGCTGGCATTACAATCGCGAAAGGGCTTTTGAAGAACATTACAGTGACGAAGGCTTGGCGGTAGGAGTTTGGAAAAAGTGGTTTGATAACGGGGCTCTGGAACAGGAGGGAAACTGCCATGCTAAATGGGACCCGAAGCGAGAAATTGTTTCGGCCGAAACCCGGGGTGTCACGTACTTGAAGCGCTTTTCGAAGGATTGTCACTTGCTTGAGGAATTTACCTGCAGGAACGGAAAATTGGATGGTCCTTTTGCCTTGTATTATGAAAGCTATGGTGAAACGGTAGATTCGTTGAACTGTGGAACTGGCCGCGTACGTGTGAGTGGTGTGCTGGGTAAAGGTGCTGGGAAAATGGATAGTGCTCTGATTGGAACGGTGACTTATTACAGGGCTGACGGAACCCCTATGAAACAGGAACATTGGAATGCGGAAGGGAAACGAGACTCCGTATGGCGATGGTTCAACGAACAGGGAAATGTGGTTCGAGAGTGTAACTTGAGTGAATCTGGCGTGGTTTATGGGACTTGCGAAGGTGACATGTCCATATTCTGCGCCGAGACTTCGTATGTGGGTGGAATTGACGGTGTACTTGACAGCAGCAACTTGGCTCTAAGTGACGGTTTTGAACAAAGTATAGGAAAGTTCCCAGCGACGATTCGCTACATAAAGCCGGGACGCTTGCTGCTTTACGAGGAATATTGGAAAAATGGGCAGATTGCAGAAAGTCGCAGCTTTTTCCCGGACAGTATGGGTGGGCGGCTTGCGAGCGAATGTTTCTGGAAAGTAGACCCGAAAGACGGCTTGTCAAAACGCAACGGAATTATGCGTAACTGGTATAAGAGCGGCGTGCTTCGCGACAGTCTCACTTTCGTGAACGGGGAGCGCGTGGGCGAACAGTTCAGTTACGACAGCACCGGTAAGTTAACAATCCATAAGACTGAGGCCGGTAAAAACCGTCCTGTGATTATGCATTTGCTGGGGGAATAA